Proteins encoded in a region of the Poecilia reticulata strain Guanapo linkage group LG14, Guppy_female_1.0+MT, whole genome shotgun sequence genome:
- the xrra1 gene encoding X-ray radiation resistance-associated protein 1 isoform X1, whose protein sequence is MKKTHRKEAIYGLITYRQPAQQKNKSKQILMKTPQTKGAKKDADAPAPTTLDGHLLLVICLQLQLHSVVKPSHLCSVDISEQNLTSVEPEELRDFVNVAYVDASENFLSLGSFGCFTSLRELDLTFNRIKNMDFDVADFPHLEVLNLSFNRLSAEVLLHLGQFPRLKTLHLTGNQLKSLPPNFGPXHSDQPDMLSEEGAKPFEALEVLMLDENRLTSSVFYSLTNLKRLKHLNLEDNCITEIPCKEVMESSEPALREDKEEDAESKIDHHIQMMKMLQALREDGCRRPGVFLPELQCLNLADNKIPSEEAVVAAALFPKLCELDIGCNPLTAQSGRETSLLTYFLQDKLGIKIKRKKHEDFAKLPPQKRFESDSTCERPFRGNKSDPRTIQPEDKSESKSQENAKLFFITQSEDEAKQLQLASPSTQDESAEDGAHPGRPICYDIIMDVEPLPNIGIQTAVQMLDQTLRNLNIYRDSKPWLDSIQTPYTEMKKRIKELPPLRPIMQPVQRVEELIKEIKDSRAAKVVSLASVLHNTAANSKDYREALFLLRNMKKTHRMVHDRTMEQEARLQLELPH, encoded by the exons ATGAAGAAGACTCACAGGAAAG AAGCCATTTATGGGCTTATCACATACAGACAACCAGCGCAGCAGAAGAACAAGAGCAAGcagatattgatgaaaacgccTCAAACGAAAGGCGCAAAAAAGGACGCTGATGCTCCAGCTCCGACCACATTAGATGGACACTTATTG TTAGTTATTTGTCTGCAGCTCCAGTTACACTCTGTAGTTAAGCCGTCCCACCTCTGCTCCGTCGACATCAGTGAGCAAAATCTGACTTct GTTGAGCCAGAAGAGCTGAGGGACTTTGTAAATGTAGCCTACGTCGATGCATCTGAAAACTTCCTCTCTTTAG GATCATTCGGCTGCTTCACGTCTTTGAGAGAACTCGATCTGACTTTCAATAGAATCAAAAACATGGATTTTGATGTTGCTGACTTCCCTCATTTAGAG gtcttaaatttgtcCTTCAACCGCTTATCAGCCGAGGTTTTACTCCACTTAGGTCAGTTTCCACGTCTTAAAACTCTTCATCTGACTGGAAATCAGCTCAAGAGTCTTCCTCCCAATTTTGGTCCCWCACACAGCGACCAGCCTGACAT GCTGTCTGAAGAGGGAGCCAAACCGTTTGAGGCTCTTGAAGTCCTGATGCTTGACGAAAACAGACTGACCTCCAGTGTCTTCTACAGCCTTACCAACCTGAAGAG GCTGAAGCATCTAAACCTGGAGGATAACTGTATCACAGAAATACCTTGTAAGGAAGTGATGGAGAGTTCAGAACCAGCTTTGAGGGAAGACAAAGAGGAAG ACGCTGAGTCTAAAATCGACcaccacattcagatgatgaAGATGCTTCAGGCGCTCAGAGAGGACGGCTGCAGGCGTCCCGGTGTGTTTCTGCCTGAGCTTCAGTGCCTCAATCTGGCCGACAACAAG ATCCCCTCAGAGGAAGCCGTGGTTGCTGCTGCTCTTTTCCCAAAGCTCTGCGAATTGGATATTGGCTGCAACCCTCTGACCGCACAGAGCGGAA GAGAAACGTCTTTGCTGACTTATTTCCTTCAAGACAAGCTTGGAATAAAgataaagagaaagaagcatGAAGATTTTGCAAAACTTCCCCCGCAG AAGCGATTTGAGTCGGACTCGACGTGTGAGAGACCCTTTCGGGGCAACAAAAGTGACCCGAGAACAATACARCCCGAGGACAAGAGTGAAAGCAAAAGTCAGGAAAACGCAAAACTCTTCTTCATTACTCAG TCAGAAGATGAAGCCAAGCAGCTTCAGCTGGCTTCTCCGTCGACTCAGGACGAATCTGCAGAAGACGGAGCCCATCCGGGGCGACCCATATGCTACGACATAATAATGGATGTAGAACCACTCCCCAACATCG GAATCCAGACAGCTGTTCAGATGCTGGATCAAACACTGAGGAATCTGAACATCTACAGAGACTCCAAACCCTGGCTTGATAGCATCCAGACGCCAtacacagaaatgaaaaagagg ATAAAGGAGCTGCCACCTCTGAGACCAATAATGCAGCCGGTCCAAAGGGTTGAGGAGCTGATCAAGGAAATAAAAGATAGTAGGGCAGCCAAAGTTGTTTCCTTAG CCAGCGTTTTGCACAACACAGCAGCAAACAGTAAGGACTACAGGGAAGCTCTGTTTCTGCTGAGGAAcatgaagaaaacacacaggaTGGTCCATGACAGAACAATGGAACAAGAAGCCAGACTGCAGCTTGAACTTCCACATTAA
- the xrra1 gene encoding X-ray radiation resistance-associated protein 1 isoform X3, with product MKKTHRKEAIYGLITYRQPAQQKNKSKQILMKTPQTKGAKKDADAPAPTTLDGHLLLVICLQLQLHSVVKPSHLCSVDISEQNLTSVEPEELRDFVNVAYVDASENFLSLGSFGCFTSLRELDLTFNRIKNMDFDVADFPHLEVLNLSFNRLSAEVLLHLGQFPRLKTLHLTGNQLKSLPPNFGPXHSDQPDMLSEEGAKPFEALEVLMLDENRLTSSVFYSLTNLKRLKHLNLEDNCITEIPCKEVMESSEPALREDKEEDAESKIDHHIQMMKMLQALREDGCRRPGVFLPELQCLNLADNKKRFESDSTCERPFRGNKSDPRTIQPEDKSESKSQENAKLFFITQSEDEAKQLQLASPSTQDESAEDGAHPGRPICYDIIMDVEPLPNIGIQTAVQMLDQTLRNLNIYRDSKPWLDSIQTPYTEMKKRIKELPPLRPIMQPVQRVEELIKEIKDSRAAKVVSLASVLHNTAANSKDYREALFLLRNMKKTHRMVHDRTMEQEARLQLELPH from the exons ATGAAGAAGACTCACAGGAAAG AAGCCATTTATGGGCTTATCACATACAGACAACCAGCGCAGCAGAAGAACAAGAGCAAGcagatattgatgaaaacgccTCAAACGAAAGGCGCAAAAAAGGACGCTGATGCTCCAGCTCCGACCACATTAGATGGACACTTATTG TTAGTTATTTGTCTGCAGCTCCAGTTACACTCTGTAGTTAAGCCGTCCCACCTCTGCTCCGTCGACATCAGTGAGCAAAATCTGACTTct GTTGAGCCAGAAGAGCTGAGGGACTTTGTAAATGTAGCCTACGTCGATGCATCTGAAAACTTCCTCTCTTTAG GATCATTCGGCTGCTTCACGTCTTTGAGAGAACTCGATCTGACTTTCAATAGAATCAAAAACATGGATTTTGATGTTGCTGACTTCCCTCATTTAGAG gtcttaaatttgtcCTTCAACCGCTTATCAGCCGAGGTTTTACTCCACTTAGGTCAGTTTCCACGTCTTAAAACTCTTCATCTGACTGGAAATCAGCTCAAGAGTCTTCCTCCCAATTTTGGTCCCWCACACAGCGACCAGCCTGACAT GCTGTCTGAAGAGGGAGCCAAACCGTTTGAGGCTCTTGAAGTCCTGATGCTTGACGAAAACAGACTGACCTCCAGTGTCTTCTACAGCCTTACCAACCTGAAGAG GCTGAAGCATCTAAACCTGGAGGATAACTGTATCACAGAAATACCTTGTAAGGAAGTGATGGAGAGTTCAGAACCAGCTTTGAGGGAAGACAAAGAGGAAG ACGCTGAGTCTAAAATCGACcaccacattcagatgatgaAGATGCTTCAGGCGCTCAGAGAGGACGGCTGCAGGCGTCCCGGTGTGTTTCTGCCTGAGCTTCAGTGCCTCAATCTGGCCGACAACAAG AAGCGATTTGAGTCGGACTCGACGTGTGAGAGACCCTTTCGGGGCAACAAAAGTGACCCGAGAACAATACARCCCGAGGACAAGAGTGAAAGCAAAAGTCAGGAAAACGCAAAACTCTTCTTCATTACTCAG TCAGAAGATGAAGCCAAGCAGCTTCAGCTGGCTTCTCCGTCGACTCAGGACGAATCTGCAGAAGACGGAGCCCATCCGGGGCGACCCATATGCTACGACATAATAATGGATGTAGAACCACTCCCCAACATCG GAATCCAGACAGCTGTTCAGATGCTGGATCAAACACTGAGGAATCTGAACATCTACAGAGACTCCAAACCCTGGCTTGATAGCATCCAGACGCCAtacacagaaatgaaaaagagg ATAAAGGAGCTGCCACCTCTGAGACCAATAATGCAGCCGGTCCAAAGGGTTGAGGAGCTGATCAAGGAAATAAAAGATAGTAGGGCAGCCAAAGTTGTTTCCTTAG CCAGCGTTTTGCACAACACAGCAGCAAACAGTAAGGACTACAGGGAAGCTCTGTTTCTGCTGAGGAAcatgaagaaaacacacaggaTGGTCCATGACAGAACAATGGAACAAGAAGCCAGACTGCAGCTTGAACTTCCACATTAA
- the xrra1 gene encoding X-ray radiation resistance-associated protein 1 isoform X2, whose protein sequence is MKKTHRKEAIYGLITYRQPAQQKNKSKQILMKTPQTKGAKKDADAPAPTTLDGHLLLQLHSVVKPSHLCSVDISEQNLTSVEPEELRDFVNVAYVDASENFLSLGSFGCFTSLRELDLTFNRIKNMDFDVADFPHLEVLNLSFNRLSAEVLLHLGQFPRLKTLHLTGNQLKSLPPNFGPXHSDQPDMLSEEGAKPFEALEVLMLDENRLTSSVFYSLTNLKRLKHLNLEDNCITEIPCKEVMESSEPALREDKEEDAESKIDHHIQMMKMLQALREDGCRRPGVFLPELQCLNLADNKIPSEEAVVAAALFPKLCELDIGCNPLTAQSGRETSLLTYFLQDKLGIKIKRKKHEDFAKLPPQKRFESDSTCERPFRGNKSDPRTIQPEDKSESKSQENAKLFFITQSEDEAKQLQLASPSTQDESAEDGAHPGRPICYDIIMDVEPLPNIGIQTAVQMLDQTLRNLNIYRDSKPWLDSIQTPYTEMKKRIKELPPLRPIMQPVQRVEELIKEIKDSRAAKVVSLASVLHNTAANSKDYREALFLLRNMKKTHRMVHDRTMEQEARLQLELPH, encoded by the exons ATGAAGAAGACTCACAGGAAAG AAGCCATTTATGGGCTTATCACATACAGACAACCAGCGCAGCAGAAGAACAAGAGCAAGcagatattgatgaaaacgccTCAAACGAAAGGCGCAAAAAAGGACGCTGATGCTCCAGCTCCGACCACATTAGATGGACACTTATTG CTCCAGTTACACTCTGTAGTTAAGCCGTCCCACCTCTGCTCCGTCGACATCAGTGAGCAAAATCTGACTTct GTTGAGCCAGAAGAGCTGAGGGACTTTGTAAATGTAGCCTACGTCGATGCATCTGAAAACTTCCTCTCTTTAG GATCATTCGGCTGCTTCACGTCTTTGAGAGAACTCGATCTGACTTTCAATAGAATCAAAAACATGGATTTTGATGTTGCTGACTTCCCTCATTTAGAG gtcttaaatttgtcCTTCAACCGCTTATCAGCCGAGGTTTTACTCCACTTAGGTCAGTTTCCACGTCTTAAAACTCTTCATCTGACTGGAAATCAGCTCAAGAGTCTTCCTCCCAATTTTGGTCCCWCACACAGCGACCAGCCTGACAT GCTGTCTGAAGAGGGAGCCAAACCGTTTGAGGCTCTTGAAGTCCTGATGCTTGACGAAAACAGACTGACCTCCAGTGTCTTCTACAGCCTTACCAACCTGAAGAG GCTGAAGCATCTAAACCTGGAGGATAACTGTATCACAGAAATACCTTGTAAGGAAGTGATGGAGAGTTCAGAACCAGCTTTGAGGGAAGACAAAGAGGAAG ACGCTGAGTCTAAAATCGACcaccacattcagatgatgaAGATGCTTCAGGCGCTCAGAGAGGACGGCTGCAGGCGTCCCGGTGTGTTTCTGCCTGAGCTTCAGTGCCTCAATCTGGCCGACAACAAG ATCCCCTCAGAGGAAGCCGTGGTTGCTGCTGCTCTTTTCCCAAAGCTCTGCGAATTGGATATTGGCTGCAACCCTCTGACCGCACAGAGCGGAA GAGAAACGTCTTTGCTGACTTATTTCCTTCAAGACAAGCTTGGAATAAAgataaagagaaagaagcatGAAGATTTTGCAAAACTTCCCCCGCAG AAGCGATTTGAGTCGGACTCGACGTGTGAGAGACCCTTTCGGGGCAACAAAAGTGACCCGAGAACAATACARCCCGAGGACAAGAGTGAAAGCAAAAGTCAGGAAAACGCAAAACTCTTCTTCATTACTCAG TCAGAAGATGAAGCCAAGCAGCTTCAGCTGGCTTCTCCGTCGACTCAGGACGAATCTGCAGAAGACGGAGCCCATCCGGGGCGACCCATATGCTACGACATAATAATGGATGTAGAACCACTCCCCAACATCG GAATCCAGACAGCTGTTCAGATGCTGGATCAAACACTGAGGAATCTGAACATCTACAGAGACTCCAAACCCTGGCTTGATAGCATCCAGACGCCAtacacagaaatgaaaaagagg ATAAAGGAGCTGCCACCTCTGAGACCAATAATGCAGCCGGTCCAAAGGGTTGAGGAGCTGATCAAGGAAATAAAAGATAGTAGGGCAGCCAAAGTTGTTTCCTTAG CCAGCGTTTTGCACAACACAGCAGCAAACAGTAAGGACTACAGGGAAGCTCTGTTTCTGCTGAGGAAcatgaagaaaacacacaggaTGGTCCATGACAGAACAATGGAACAAGAAGCCAGACTGCAGCTTGAACTTCCACATTAA
- the LOC103475841 gene encoding sialidase-3, with product MCFSLRYRLRFCMNLQHHCREHQRFLVSQPNGLCNAEPRLEAGQERQVKELSFAMGNKSSKGVSVEEPPKTTLFERESCGITYRIPALLYLRHCHTFLAFAEKRTSFHDHDAKRLVMRRGLLQEDGSVQWSSSQEISNAFLPNHRTMNPCPVYEKNSKTLFLFFICIWENTTEIKQIVTGKNKARLCRVSSSDDGQTWSQAMDLTESVIGEAIHKWATFAVGPGHGVQLENGRLIVPAYAYYIPYRCCSYPLPCTVYPRALSIYSEDFGQTWRIGKMLQKKSCECEMAEIIDHEGRSHLYCNARHTGGHRCEALSENSGVYFDKPHMARELVEQPSGCQGSVIGFPAPEFVPNDDAESKACGTSLLSPDTQTWLLFMHPTNKSDRRDMGVYLNRSPLHSSGWDRPRIIHRGPSGYSDLAYNVDKDQFSCLLECGKESELEQIAFMTFSLNDVMQTGDKKEKKMV from the exons ATGTGCTTCTCGCTTCGTTACCGTCTTCGTTTCTGCATGAACCTCCAGCATCACTGTCGTGAACATCAGAGGTTCCTGGTTTCGCAGCCAAATGGACTTTGTAACGCCGAGCCGAGGCTAGAGGCAGGTCAAGAGCGACAGGTGAAG GAACTCTCATTCGCCATGGGGAACAAATCATCGAAAGGTGTGAGCGTCGAGGAGCCCCCTAAAACAACTTTGTTTGAGAGGGAATCATGTGGGATCACATACAGGATTCCAGCTCTGCTCTACCTGAGGCATTGTCACACATTCCTCGCCTTTGCAGAGAAAAGAACCTCCTTTCATGACCACGACGCCAAACGTCTGGTTATGAGAAGAGGATTGCTACAAGAGGATGGATCTGTTCAG tggtCGTCGAGTCAGGAGATTTCGAATGCATTTCTGCCAAACCACCGCACAATGAATCCCTGCCCTGTGtatgagaaaaacagcaagacgctcttcctctttttcatcTGCATTTGGGAAAACACCACAGAAATAAAGCAGATCGTGACAGGTAAGAACAAAGCCCGTCTTTGCCGCGTGAGCAGCAGTGACGACGGGCAAACCTGGAGCCAGGCGATGGACCTTACAGAGAGTGTGATCGGGGAAGCCATACACAAATGGGCCACTTTCGCGGTCGGGCCTGGCCACGGCGTTCAGTTGGAGAACGGCAGGCTGATCGTTCCTGCGTACGCCTACTACATCCCGTACAGATGCTGTTCCTACCCACTTCCTTGTACAGTGTACCCACGCGCGCTGTCGATATACAGCGAGGACTTTGGACAGACGTGGCGTATCGGGAAGATGCTTCAAAAGAAGTCATGCGAATGCGAAATGGCGGAGATCATCGACCACGAGGGAAGGAGCCACCTTTACTGCAACGCCCGGCACACAGGCGGCCACAGGTGTGAAGCCCTGAGCGAAAACAGCGGCGTCTACTTCGATAAGCCCCACATGGCCAGGGAGCTCGTCGAGCAGCCCTCGGGTTGCCAGGGCAGCGTCATCGGCTTCCCCGCGCCCGAATTCGTTCCCAACGACGACGCCGAGAGCAAGGCCTGTGGCACGTCACTCCTCTCACCAGACACTCAAACCTGGCTCCTGTTCATGCACCCGACCAACAAGTCCGACCGGCGGGACATGGGCGTGTACTTGAACCGATCCCCCTTGCATTCGTCCGGGTGGGACCGGCCCAGGATCATCCACAGGGGGCCGAGCGGTTACTCGGACCTGGCCTACAATGTGGACAAGGATCAGTTCTCCTGCCTGTTGGAGTGCGGGAAGGAAAGCGAACTGGAGCAAATTGCCTTCATGACCTTTTCCCTCAACGATGTCATGCAGACAGGTGataagaaagagaagaagatgGTCTGA